From the Chloroflexota bacterium genome, one window contains:
- the phoU gene encoding phosphate signaling complex protein PhoU: MPREAFERQLQGLQDDLLVLGSMVDKAIDRSVEALKRRDVEMAKQVIKDDAEINKKRFEIEENCLLLIATQQPMATDLRVIAAVMNIIVELERMADHAEGIGKIVVMMGDEPLLKPLIDIPRMSEKARQMLRRSLDAFLNRDVEAAKQISSEDDEVDALYNQVYRELLTYMLQDPRTISRATHLLWVAHNLERIADRVTNICERVVFTVTGRMEEMNVSTY; the protein is encoded by the coding sequence ATGCCGAGAGAAGCATTTGAGCGACAATTACAGGGTCTTCAGGATGACCTCCTCGTGCTGGGCAGCATGGTGGATAAGGCTATCGATCGGTCAGTTGAAGCCCTCAAGAGGCGCGATGTGGAGATGGCCAAGCAGGTCATTAAAGATGATGCCGAAATAAATAAGAAGCGCTTCGAGATCGAGGAAAATTGCCTTCTCCTTATCGCTACCCAGCAGCCGATGGCTACCGACTTAAGAGTCATCGCCGCAGTGATGAACATCATCGTCGAATTGGAGCGGATGGCCGACCACGCCGAGGGCATCGGCAAGATCGTGGTCATGATGGGTGATGAACCGCTACTCAAGCCGTTGATCGATATCCCTCGCATGTCCGAGAAGGCGCGCCAGATGCTGCGCCGCAGTCTGGATGCTTTTCTGAACAGAGATGTGGAGGCAGCCAAGCAGATCAGCAGCGAGGATGATGAGGTAGATGCTCTCTATAATCAGGTTTACCGGGAGCTACTAACCTATATGCTGCAGGATCCTCGGACAATCAGTAGGGCTACTCATCTACTCTGGGTGGCCCACAATCTGGAACGCATCGCTGATCGCGTGACCAATATCTGCGAGCGGGTGGTCTTCACCGTAACCGGACGTATGGAGGAGATGAATGTCTCCACATACTAG
- the pstB gene encoding phosphate ABC transporter ATP-binding protein PstB, whose product MEVKSLDFYYGYFQALKDINLPIWERRITAVIGPSGCGKSTFLRTLNRMNDIIPGIKIEGEVWLDGQDIYDPRVDMVAVRKRVGMVFQRPNPFPKSVFDNVAFGPRMHGHHRPGELVDIVERSLRRAALWDEVKDKLHKSALILSGGQQQRLCIARVLAVEPEAILMDEPCSALDPIATLKIEELMHELSKDYTVVIVTHNMQQAARVSDYTGVFMMDTDRAGEMVEYGETRQIFTAPRDRRTEAYITGRIG is encoded by the coding sequence ATGGAGGTAAAGAGCCTCGATTTCTATTATGGGTATTTTCAAGCCCTTAAGGATATCAATCTGCCCATTTGGGAACGACGCATTACAGCCGTTATCGGTCCATCAGGGTGTGGCAAGTCCACTTTCCTGAGGACGCTTAACCGTATGAATGATATTATCCCCGGGATTAAGATCGAGGGAGAGGTGTGGCTTGATGGGCAGGACATCTATGATCCTCGTGTGGATATGGTGGCCGTGCGTAAAAGGGTAGGTATGGTTTTCCAGCGGCCGAACCCCTTCCCTAAATCCGTCTTCGATAACGTGGCCTTCGGTCCCCGCATGCATGGTCACCACCGACCTGGGGAGTTAGTGGATATCGTCGAAAGAAGCTTGAGACGGGCTGCCCTCTGGGATGAAGTCAAGGATAAATTGCACAAGTCGGCCCTCATCCTCTCCGGAGGACAGCAACAACGATTATGCATCGCCAGGGTGCTGGCCGTGGAACCAGAAGCAATTTTGATGGATGAGCCTTGTTCAGCCCTTGACCCCATCGCTACCCTCAAGATCGAGGAGCTGATGCACGAGCTCAGCAAAGATTACACAGTGGTCATCGTAACGCACAACATGCAGCAAGCCGCTCGTGTTTCAGACTACACCGGAGTATTTATGATGGACACTGATCGCGCTGGAGAGATGGTCGAATACGGTGAGACAAGACAAATATTCACCGCTCCGAGGGATAGGCGTACCGAAGCCTATATCACCGGCCGGATCGGCTGA
- the pstA gene encoding phosphate ABC transporter permease PstA: MSARTIDRLATIGLYLVAVVIMGILLWLIGYILWQGIPVLSWHFLTAPSSEISAGGGVGPQLFNSIYLVVLSMLITVPIGLGAGLYMAEYAGTGWLTETIRFCTEALASMPSIIIGLFGLLVFVNLTGWGFTLMGGALALALLNLPVMVRVSEEAIKSVPVFLKEGSLALGTTQWQTIREVLLPSALPGLVTGAILTAGRAFGEAAALIYTASVMPGRPLDPNPFRPGETLAVHIWYINSEALVSDKERIADGSAAILVIALLTFTLLARFLGRYAYKRITAA; the protein is encoded by the coding sequence ATGAGTGCACGCACTATTGATCGCCTGGCGACGATCGGGTTATACCTGGTAGCCGTGGTCATTATGGGCATCTTGCTCTGGCTCATAGGTTATATCCTCTGGCAGGGAATACCAGTATTGTCCTGGCATTTCTTGACGGCCCCCTCCAGCGAGATAAGCGCCGGAGGTGGTGTAGGACCACAGCTATTCAATTCCATTTATTTGGTGGTTCTGTCTATGCTTATCACCGTACCCATCGGTTTAGGAGCCGGACTCTATATGGCCGAGTACGCCGGAACGGGCTGGTTGACTGAAACCATCCGTTTCTGCACTGAGGCATTGGCCAGCATGCCCTCCATCATCATTGGGCTGTTCGGACTGCTGGTCTTCGTCAATCTCACTGGCTGGGGGTTCACCCTGATGGGAGGGGCGTTGGCCCTCGCCCTTCTAAACTTACCGGTAATGGTGCGGGTGAGCGAGGAGGCCATTAAGAGTGTGCCAGTCTTCTTGAAGGAGGGGAGCTTGGCCTTGGGAACCACCCAGTGGCAGACTATTCGGGAGGTGCTTTTGCCATCAGCCCTGCCGGGGCTGGTCACTGGGGCCATCCTTACCGCAGGGCGAGCTTTCGGGGAGGCAGCCGCGCTCATCTACACCGCCAGTGTAATGCCAGGCCGTCCCTTGGACCCCAACCCATTTCGGCCAGGAGAAACCTTAGCTGTACATATCTGGTACATCAACTCCGAAGCCCTGGTATCCGATAAAGAGCGCATCGCCGATGGCTCAGCGGCTATACTAGTGATCGCTCTGCTCACCTTCACCCTCCTGGCCAGGTTTCTGGGACGTTATGCCTATAAACGGATTACAGCAGCCTGA
- the pstC gene encoding phosphate ABC transporter permease subunit PstC, whose product MNKGIATREKGEQGTAASLFRLERRTSAAVSQVLFTLCALLLILIIIALFYFIGSNGLAIFVMGRASPLTFLASSDWRPDHDVVGAFVFIFGSMSVTALAILMATPLSVGAAIFMTEIAPGWGTRLLQPAIELFVGIPSVVYGWIGLTVLVPLIRQHFGGVGFSLLAGGLVLAVMILPTVTSIATDSLRRLPIALKEASLAIGATRWQMIWHVLVPAALPGILTAIILGIGRAIGEALAVQMVIGNSPRLPHSIFEPASTLTSIITMDMGNAVPGSVWSDALWSMALLLLLISFLLILTIRLFVRRIMV is encoded by the coding sequence GTGAACAAAGGTATAGCCACTAGGGAAAAAGGAGAACAGGGCACGGCTGCCAGCCTATTCAGACTCGAACGTCGAACCAGCGCGGCTGTCAGCCAGGTTCTATTTACGCTCTGCGCCTTGTTGCTTATCCTCATCATCATCGCCCTGTTCTACTTTATCGGCTCTAATGGACTGGCCATTTTCGTCATGGGTAGGGCCAGTCCCTTGACCTTTCTCGCCAGCAGTGATTGGCGACCGGACCACGATGTGGTCGGTGCCTTCGTCTTCATCTTCGGTTCCATGAGCGTCACGGCCCTGGCCATTCTTATGGCCACACCTCTGAGCGTGGGGGCGGCCATCTTTATGACGGAGATAGCCCCCGGCTGGGGCACCCGCCTCCTGCAACCAGCTATCGAGCTCTTTGTAGGCATCCCTTCAGTGGTTTATGGTTGGATCGGACTCACCGTCTTGGTACCACTCATCCGCCAGCACTTCGGAGGCGTTGGCTTCAGCCTGCTTGCAGGAGGACTGGTACTGGCGGTGATGATCCTGCCCACCGTTACAAGCATTGCTACTGATAGCCTCCGTAGATTACCCATCGCTTTAAAGGAGGCGAGTCTGGCCATAGGTGCTACCCGCTGGCAAATGATTTGGCATGTACTCGTTCCAGCCGCCCTGCCTGGCATCCTGACGGCCATCATCCTGGGGATAGGACGGGCTATCGGTGAGGCGTTGGCCGTGCAGATGGTTATCGGCAACTCTCCCCGTCTGCCTCATTCTATCTTCGAGCCGGCTTCCACGCTGACCAGCATCATCACCATGGATATGGGCAATGCCGTGCCCGGCTCCGTCTGGAGCGACGCCCTGTGGTCTATGGCCCTGTTATTATTACTCATCTCTTTCCTCTTGATCCTGACGATCAGACTGTTCGTCCGGAGGATAATGGTATAA
- a CDS encoding phosphate ABC transporter substrate-binding protein, whose translation MKFKSLTAAIVGLTVIGLLLIAGGCGPQTQPTGEKLSGRVTAAGSTALLPLAKEAAERFMQKYPGVNVNVSGGGSFTGLTQVASGAVDIGDSDVPATASRDIDPKELVDHKVCVVGFVTIVHPGLTVDNLTRQQVVDVFTGKITNWKEVGGPDQKIVLVLRPMASGTRAVFKKEALNGKEEASGIALTQDSSGAVKQAVAQTPGAISVDGLAYLDSSVKPLKFDGVEANAANITSGKYPIWSYEHMYTKGEPKGATKAFLDYILSEEVQRGIVPKLKYIPIVDMKVQRSE comes from the coding sequence ATGAAATTTAAGTCACTAACAGCTGCCATTGTCGGACTGACCGTCATCGGACTACTCCTCATAGCCGGCGGGTGTGGACCCCAGACACAACCAACAGGGGAAAAACTCTCTGGTCGCGTCACCGCGGCCGGCTCAACGGCTCTACTGCCTCTCGCAAAAGAGGCGGCTGAGCGCTTTATGCAAAAATATCCAGGGGTAAACGTTAACGTAAGTGGTGGAGGTAGTTTCACTGGCCTCACCCAGGTGGCCAGTGGAGCGGTAGATATCGGCGATTCCGATGTTCCTGCCACAGCCAGCAGGGATATTGATCCCAAGGAGTTAGTAGATCACAAGGTATGTGTAGTCGGTTTCGTTACGATCGTCCACCCGGGACTCACGGTGGATAACCTCACACGCCAGCAGGTAGTAGACGTATTCACCGGCAAGATTACCAATTGGAAAGAGGTAGGCGGCCCTGACCAAAAGATCGTGCTCGTTCTACGCCCCATGGCCTCAGGCACGCGGGCCGTCTTCAAGAAAGAAGCGCTCAATGGCAAAGAGGAGGCTTCAGGCATCGCCCTCACGCAAGACTCGTCAGGAGCGGTTAAACAGGCCGTGGCCCAGACCCCAGGGGCCATCAGCGTTGATGGACTGGCTTATCTGGACAGCTCAGTCAAGCCCCTGAAGTTCGATGGGGTGGAGGCGAACGCCGCGAACATCACCAGCGGTAAGTACCCCATCTGGTCCTACGAGCATATGTATACTAAAGGCGAACCGAAAGGAGCAACCAAGGCTTTCCTGGACTACATCCTCTCCGAGGAGGTACAACGAGGGATCGTCCCCAAGCTCAAGTACATCCCTATAGTGGATATGAAGGTACAAAGGTCAGAATGA
- a CDS encoding metallophosphatase family protein, which yields MKIAIFSDIHANIYALEAVLAAITREKPAKIFCLGDLVGYAPFPNEVIGFLRQEDIPTILGNYDDGVGFERADCGCVYRDPELERLGRISLEWTKVHTTEKNKSYLRSLPKEIRLEAEGKSFLLVHGSPRKLNEYVYADRPQATLERIAQSAQADVLLFGHTHLPYQKQVGRVLFINAGSVGKPKDGDTRAGYVLLELSASGIEAEFRRVLYAVDVVAMAIKEHGLPEQFARQLKSASL from the coding sequence ATGAAAATCGCCATCTTTAGCGACATCCACGCCAATATCTATGCTCTCGAGGCGGTCCTGGCCGCTATAACCAGGGAGAAGCCTGCTAAGATATTTTGCCTGGGAGATTTGGTAGGCTATGCACCCTTCCCCAACGAAGTGATAGGCTTCCTTCGCCAGGAGGATATCCCTACCATCCTGGGAAACTATGATGACGGGGTCGGTTTTGAGCGCGCTGACTGTGGCTGCGTCTACCGAGACCCAGAGTTGGAACGGCTGGGCAGGATCTCCCTGGAGTGGACGAAGGTTCATACCACTGAGAAGAATAAGTCCTACCTGCGCAGCTTGCCAAAGGAGATCCGCCTTGAGGCTGAAGGGAAAAGCTTCCTCCTCGTCCACGGTAGCCCCCGTAAACTGAACGAATATGTCTACGCTGATCGACCCCAAGCCACCCTGGAGCGAATAGCCCAGAGCGCGCAGGCTGATGTTCTCCTTTTCGGCCACACCCATCTGCCTTACCAGAAACAGGTGGGTCGGGTCCTTTTCATCAATGCTGGTAGCGTGGGTAAGCCCAAGGACGGCGATACGCGGGCAGGCTACGTCCTCCTGGAGCTCTCCGCCTCAGGAATCGAGGCGGAATTCAGGCGGGTTCTGTACGCCGTCGATGTCGTGGCTATGGCCATCAAGGAGCATGGACTCCCAGAGCAGTTCGCCAGACAGCTAAAGAGCGCAAGTCTCTAA
- a CDS encoding valine--tRNA ligase, with product MIGQAAAAETEMPKVYNHRLVEERLYEFWEKSGYFTPQIDWTKKPFTIVIPPPNVTGELHHGHAMFISFQDLMIRWRRMQGYPTLWLPGVDHAGIATQNVVEAELAKEGLTRQDLGRERFVEQVWQWKERYGNIITHQLRRLGASCDWTRERFTLDEGLSRAVREAFVRLYNKGLIYRGKYIINWCPRCGTTLSDLEVEHTERSGNLYFVRYPLSDASGGGEGYITVATTRPETILGDTAVAVNPQDQRYASLIGRSAILPIVGRVIPIIADAAVEPNFGTGAVKVTPAHDPTDYEIGLRHHLPAVNVMNPDATMNENAGRYARLDRYACREAILDDLQSEGFLVKVEDYTYAVGRCYRCRTVIEPLISEQWFVRIKPLAEPAIKVVQEGRIRFIPERFSKIYFNWMENIRDWCISRQLWWGHRIPVWYCQDCGQINVSTETPKSCSRCEGESLVQDADVLDTWFSSALWPFSTLGWPDDTEDLRYFYPTDVMETGYDIIFFWVARMIMMGLECTGEIPFRDVYIHGLLRDEKGEKMSKSKGNVADPLDVINRYGADALRFSIITGSSPGNDMKLSPEKLEAARNFANKIWNAARFVVSTSPVGNYDQVKSPSVGQELADRWILSRSNYVIAEATRLMGEYQFGEAGRLLNEFFWGEFCDWYIEISKIRLYGTDAVERRMAQSVLGSVLDTALRLLHPFMPFVTEAIWQHLPQRSDSLMVSPWPQPGERDLEAERKMAVIISVVRAIRNARAEFQIEPARYIPAILVAAEQQGLLTEQSKIITSLARVRPLQVALLLHERPQNSLRLLAGGVEIYLPVEGVIDLAEEWRRLEREKETVQQGIARLEERLANEDFRTRAPADVVEKEQVKLDTQREKLIKLQGWLTTLAEQ from the coding sequence ATGATAGGGCAGGCAGCAGCGGCCGAAACGGAAATGCCTAAGGTTTATAACCACCGCCTGGTGGAGGAGAGGCTTTATGAGTTTTGGGAAAAGAGCGGCTACTTTACGCCGCAGATTGACTGGACGAAGAAGCCGTTCACCATTGTCATTCCTCCTCCAAATGTAACGGGCGAGCTCCACCATGGTCACGCTATGTTCATATCCTTCCAGGATTTGATGATTCGCTGGCGCCGAATGCAGGGATATCCCACACTCTGGCTACCTGGCGTCGATCACGCCGGAATTGCGACGCAGAACGTGGTCGAAGCGGAGCTAGCTAAGGAGGGATTGACCCGGCAAGATTTGGGTCGCGAGAGGTTTGTAGAGCAGGTATGGCAATGGAAGGAGAGGTACGGGAACATAATCACCCATCAACTGCGCCGTCTGGGTGCCTCCTGCGACTGGACGCGGGAGCGTTTTACTCTCGATGAGGGGCTTTCACGCGCCGTACGTGAAGCCTTCGTCCGCCTCTACAACAAAGGACTTATTTATAGAGGGAAATATATCATCAACTGGTGTCCACGCTGCGGGACGACCCTCTCTGACCTAGAGGTAGAGCACACTGAGAGGAGTGGTAACCTTTACTTTGTGCGCTATCCCCTGAGCGATGCCAGCGGCGGAGGGGAGGGGTATATAACCGTAGCGACTACTCGTCCCGAGACGATCCTTGGGGATACAGCGGTGGCCGTAAATCCGCAGGACCAGCGCTATGCCTCACTGATTGGTCGCTCGGCCATCCTTCCCATCGTTGGCCGTGTTATCCCCATCATCGCCGATGCCGCGGTGGAGCCGAACTTTGGTACGGGGGCAGTAAAGGTGACCCCAGCCCACGACCCGACCGACTATGAGATCGGCCTTAGGCACCATCTACCGGCGGTCAATGTGATGAACCCGGATGCGACAATGAATGAAAATGCCGGCAGGTATGCCAGACTTGATCGCTATGCCTGTCGGGAGGCGATCCTGGACGACCTGCAATCAGAGGGGTTCCTGGTTAAGGTCGAGGACTATACCTACGCTGTTGGCCGTTGCTACCGTTGTCGTACGGTCATTGAGCCCCTCATCTCAGAGCAATGGTTCGTGCGCATTAAGCCCCTGGCTGAACCAGCCATCAAGGTTGTGCAAGAGGGACGCATTCGTTTTATTCCGGAGCGATTCAGTAAGATCTATTTCAATTGGATGGAGAACATTCGCGATTGGTGTATCTCACGACAGCTCTGGTGGGGGCACCGTATCCCGGTTTGGTACTGCCAGGATTGTGGACAGATCAATGTCAGCACCGAGACGCCGAAGTCGTGTTCTCGTTGTGAGGGCGAATCTTTAGTTCAGGACGCGGATGTCCTTGATACCTGGTTCAGCTCGGCGCTCTGGCCCTTCAGTACACTTGGCTGGCCTGATGATACGGAGGATCTACGTTACTTCTATCCCACAGATGTTATGGAAACCGGCTATGACATCATCTTCTTCTGGGTAGCGCGGATGATAATGATGGGGCTGGAGTGCACAGGGGAGATACCCTTCCGGGATGTCTACATTCATGGCCTGTTGCGTGATGAAAAGGGGGAGAAGATGAGCAAGTCCAAGGGGAATGTAGCTGATCCCCTGGATGTGATCAACAGGTACGGGGCCGATGCCCTGCGTTTCAGCATCATCACCGGTAGTAGCCCGGGTAATGATATGAAGCTCTCTCCAGAGAAGCTGGAAGCCGCTCGCAACTTTGCCAATAAGATCTGGAATGCGGCCCGCTTTGTGGTTAGCACAAGCCCAGTGGGCAATTATGACCAGGTAAAATCACCCTCAGTTGGCCAGGAGTTAGCCGATCGCTGGATTCTCAGTCGCAGCAATTACGTGATCGCTGAGGCAACTCGTCTGATGGGGGAATATCAATTTGGTGAGGCTGGACGTCTGCTTAATGAATTCTTCTGGGGCGAGTTCTGCGATTGGTACATCGAGATCTCCAAGATTAGGCTCTATGGTACCGATGCCGTTGAGAGACGGATGGCCCAGAGCGTGCTGGGCAGTGTATTAGACACAGCCCTCCGTTTGCTTCATCCCTTCATGCCTTTTGTCACGGAGGCGATATGGCAACATCTGCCCCAGCGGAGTGATAGCCTGATGGTCTCTCCCTGGCCACAGCCAGGGGAGCGTGACCTGGAGGCGGAAAGGAAAATGGCCGTAATCATCAGTGTTGTGCGAGCGATTCGAAACGCCAGGGCTGAGTTCCAGATTGAGCCAGCACGCTATATCCCGGCTATCCTCGTAGCCGCTGAACAGCAGGGGCTGTTGACAGAGCAAAGTAAGATCATTACCAGTCTGGCTAGGGTCCGACCCCTTCAGGTAGCGCTGCTGTTACATGAAAGGCCGCAGAATAGCTTGCGCCTGCTAGCCGGAGGGGTGGAGATTTACCTGCCGGTGGAGGGCGTAATTGACCTGGCCGAGGAATGGCGGCGCCTAGAAAGGGAAAAAGAGACGGTCCAACAAGGGATAGCTCGCCTTGAAGAACGCTTAGCCAACGAGGATTTCCGAACGAGAGCGCCGGCCGACGTTGTCGAGAAGGAACAGGTCAAGCTGGATACCCAACGGGAGAAACTAATCAAGTTGCAGGGATGGCTGACCACCCTGGCCGAACAATAA
- the miaB gene encoding tRNA (N6-isopentenyl adenosine(37)-C2)-methylthiotransferase MiaB → MKYHVWTIGCQMNKADSERMAAALEELGLEPIAEIERADVIVLNSCCVRQSAEERVWSKLGSLKPLKRKHPQKIIALMGCVVGPDISDLRRRWPDVDVFLRPSAVEPLVEIVRDRLPSKSPEPLAKAHLAPLPLPWAPEQCPEASLQYPTVSRATPSAVGRPTRWVAVIYGCDKFCTYCIVPYRRGRERSRPPAEIIDEVKKMVAERAREVTLLGQNVDSYGHDLPGKTDLADLLANLNGIEGLWRIRFLTSHPKDMTAKLIQAMAILPKVCEHLNLPVQSGDDRILRAMGRGYTVAMYRELVARIGEAIPGISLSTDVIVGFPTESEEEFQNTYNLLQELRFDVVHVAMYSPRPGTKAAKMPDDVPKVVKKARLAAVEELQERIAAERNAALLGQVVEVLVEGREKGKWQGRTRTNKLVFFQDERDWLGQMAMVRVEKTSAWSLQGSVAVNNAHPGRNG, encoded by the coding sequence ATGAAATACCATGTCTGGACCATCGGTTGTCAAATGAATAAGGCCGACTCCGAGCGCATGGCCGCGGCCCTCGAGGAGCTTGGCCTGGAACCGATAGCGGAAATAGAGAGGGCTGATGTCATTGTATTGAACTCCTGTTGTGTTCGCCAGAGCGCTGAAGAGCGTGTCTGGAGTAAGTTAGGATCGCTTAAACCGCTCAAGCGGAAACATCCGCAGAAGATTATTGCTCTGATGGGCTGCGTAGTGGGGCCGGATATAAGCGATCTGCGGCGGAGGTGGCCAGATGTAGATGTCTTTCTGCGTCCCTCTGCGGTCGAGCCGCTTGTGGAAATCGTGCGTGACCGTCTACCCTCTAAGTCTCCAGAACCTCTGGCAAAAGCTCACCTTGCCCCGTTGCCGCTCCCCTGGGCTCCAGAACAGTGTCCTGAGGCCAGCTTGCAATATCCCACAGTGAGCCGCGCCACGCCGTCTGCGGTAGGCCGGCCAACCCGCTGGGTAGCGGTCATCTATGGTTGCGACAAATTTTGCACTTATTGTATCGTTCCTTATCGGCGAGGACGAGAACGGAGTCGGCCACCAGCGGAGATCATAGACGAAGTAAAAAAGATGGTGGCGGAGAGGGCGCGTGAGGTTACTCTGCTGGGGCAGAATGTTGATAGCTATGGGCATGACCTGCCTGGAAAGACGGACCTGGCCGACCTCCTGGCGAACCTGAATGGAATAGAGGGGCTTTGGCGCATCCGTTTTTTGACCTCGCACCCGAAGGATATGACCGCTAAGCTCATTCAGGCGATGGCCATCCTGCCCAAGGTGTGCGAACACCTTAACCTGCCTGTCCAGAGCGGTGATGACCGCATCCTCAGAGCTATGGGACGTGGCTACACGGTGGCCATGTACCGTGAGCTGGTCGCCCGTATCGGAGAGGCCATCCCTGGTATCAGCCTATCCACCGATGTCATCGTCGGTTTCCCCACGGAGAGCGAGGAGGAGTTTCAAAATACCTACAACCTGCTCCAGGAGCTACGCTTCGACGTTGTGCACGTGGCCATGTACTCGCCCCGTCCAGGCACGAAAGCAGCCAAGATGCCCGACGATGTGCCCAAAGTGGTGAAGAAGGCACGCTTAGCGGCGGTGGAGGAGTTACAGGAGAGGATCGCTGCGGAGCGGAATGCGGCCCTGCTTGGCCAGGTTGTGGAAGTTCTGGTAGAGGGAAGGGAAAAGGGCAAATGGCAGGGCCGCACTCGGACGAACAAGCTTGTTTTCTTCCAGGATGAGCGTGACTGGCTTGGTCAGATGGCTATGGTGCGGGTAGAGAAGACGAGCGCCTGGTCTCTTCAGGGATCAGTAGCTGTAAACAATGCGCACCCTGGCCGTAATGGTTAA